The Zygosaccharomyces rouxii strain CBS732 chromosome A complete sequence genome window below encodes:
- a CDS encoding uncharacterized protein (some similarities with uniprot|Q12451 Saccharomyces cerevisiae YDL019C OSH2 Member of an oxysterol-binding protein family with seven members in S. cerevisiae family members have overlapping redundant functions in sterol metabolism and collectively perform a function essential for viability) — MDRDSVAIISPGGQSYSSSSNLDPQLDRTRSQSTGNESGEHDVALASKPLLKLKLLDSLRQGNFKQLEALIKNEFQPVGDPNVEEVRNLVLHYAVQVAPAALIKDIVREWANNTRGGITIDINYRDENGDTPLHLSAFQSRGDVIEFLMDQPHVNDCILNNSHLQPVEMCRNLSIAHMMQAKRATYVAEIAQEFRTAFNNRDFGHLDSILVNPRNAELLDINGMDPETGDTVLHEFVKKRDVIMCRWLLEHGADPFNRDRQGRLPVDLVGKVNENDSATNTKVAIDIELKKLLGKAAKEQSVIDVTNNLHEPPTHKGYLRKWTNFAQGYKLRWFILSGDGKLSYYKDQADTRNACRGSLNMSTCYLHLDSSEKLKFEIIGGSNGAIRWHLKANHPIETNRWVWAIQGAIRFAKDRELLMKSGTVPPSLAMSRGLNAGGRYDSPLYSSQLQYNQGGGKNSQLLDEELGVSDGSAQQGRMPSSSDHRNKRVSTASITSNDLRLNNNLTESGKEYVNRMVGNRLDSSSREGRSRTNSNLSHNHANERSGHNSLVGGVAGHPGNSQINNQKRQVNETQGEDRLPQQQSQQEEQQYYGHHQTNANVQPKKSTPLEASSTQLTSTARTPEHAGGAFEPAPTDSIDSHVPSNEDELDNFSDEEEDNQDRNSNFDVDDEDVKTQYGPYSQRLSMLQRSLSMELSSLKELLDTGHPSEEAWGMLRKSLGSISNTFEKLYFLTSSRDKKLGSLLAKQREVNNVWIQSVKDLELELIEKSNRLASLDKERRGLKKLLHKKLSEAGASTDGSQFDSTTSRQVDDSNATLEGIAKFIEATREEDEESDAEVFFDAEDLVDASDEDEERYPSESTNQTKPDSSEGSIPQHGDRSYGNKKEEEGKSQNRDTDYNGKDAEQKFSINEPPSTAPPPVPSTHEDTTSQKVPEEVRPESQYSSSDQTRISSASHNRNPFRETEGQYAAEGASKNNEDIGKETENFERNEGQAGGAPSSNELKQLNTKVPDERSRKEPSSTGSPVEMARDKVGTPQEPQVLRPQGKRPPKDVGSGAAVAGGVAAGAGGAAGVSKSDSTKNQKEDFGPRHDSNQSSMKKPSANKPEQQDGTAQDNELMNLPMVGETEKQKQKYSVILKEGSFKGYEDGVRKRLRIDDDDRPAISLWSVLKSMVGKDMTRMSLPVTFNEPTSLLQRVAEDLEYSDLLDTASTFEDSSLRMLYVAVFTASSYASTVKRVAKPFNPLLGETYEYCRPDKGYRFFTEQVCHHPVVSATWTESAKWDFWGESNVDTGFNGRSFNIKHLGLWYIKMRPDSSEGEELYTWKKPNNTVIGILVGNPQVDNNGEVEVVNHTTGDRCLINFRARGWRSQGAYEVTGEVFDKNNNKKWILGGHWNDAIYAKMATPKNDSDIMKTKDTSSTGPKFDGSKFLVWKASPRPEAPFNLTPFAITLNAPQPSLVPWVAPTDTRLRPDQREMEDGVYDKAGDEKHRLEQKQRMVRRKRAETGEVHKPVWFHKEVHPVTKSEYWQFNGDYWKLRKDHKLKEVCPDIF; from the coding sequence ATGGATAGAGACAGCGTGGCTATAATATCTCCTGGCGGCCAAAGTTATTCGAGTAGTAGTAATTTGGATCCTCAGTTGGATAGGACGAGGTCCCAAAGTACTGGGAATGAGAGTGGTGAACACGATGTAGCTTTGGCTAGTAAACCACTTTTAAAGCTGAAGCTCTTGGATTCTCTACGTCAAGGAAATTTCAAGCAGTTGGAGGCTTTGATTAAAAACGAATTCCAGCCGGTGGGGGATCCGAATGTGGAAGAAGTGAGGAATTTAGTTTTGCACTACGCTGTTCAAGTTGCTCCTGCTGCTTTAATCAAAGATATTGTCCGTGAATGGGCCAATAATACCAGAGGCGGAATTACCATCGATATTAACTACAGGGATGAGAATGGTGATACTCCATTGCATTTAAGTGCATTCCAGTCACGCGGAGACGTGATAGAGTTTCTGATGGATCAACCACACGTTAACGACTGTATACTGAACAACTCACATCTGCAGCCGGTAGAGATGTGCAGGAATTTGAGCATTGCTCACATGATGCAGGCCAAAAGGGCTACTTATGTTGCAGAAATTGCTCAAGAATTTAGAACTGCTTTCAATAACAGAGATTTTGGTCACTTAGACTCAATTCTAGTTAATCCAAGAAATGCAGAACTGTTGGACATTAATGGTATGGATCCAGAAACCGGAGATACTGTTCTACATGAGTTTGTTAAAAAAAGAGATGTTATCATGTGTCGGTGGTTACTAGAACACGGTGCCGACCCTTTTAACAGAGATCGTCAAGGTAGGTTACCTGTGGATCTTGTCGGTAAGGTAAATGAGAATGACAGCGCAACGAATACTAAAGTGGCGATCGATATCGAGTTGAAAAAGCTTTTGGGCAAAGCAGCCAAGGAACAGAGTGTAATCGACGTTACCAATAATTTGCATGAACCCCCAACACATAAAGGATACTTAAGAAAATGGACAAATTTTGCACAAGGTTATAAGCTGCGTTGGTTCATCCTAAGTGGAGATGGTAAGCTTTCCTACTATAAAGATCAAGCCGATACAAGAAATGCTTGTAGGGGTTCTTTAAACATGTCAACATGTTACCtccatttggattcttcggaaaaattgaagtttgaaattattggtggtagtaaCGGTGCAATTAGATGGCATTTAAAGGCAAACCATCCCATTGAAACTAATAGATGGGTTTGGGCTATTCAAGGTGCCATTAGATTTGCCAAGGACAGGGAgttgttgatgaaatcagGAACGGTACCACCATCCTTAGCAATGAGTAGAGGTTTGAATGCTGGCGGTAGATACGATTCTCCATTGTATTCTTCACAACTACAATACAATCaaggtggtggtaagaATAGCCAACTGTTAGATGAGGAGCTGGGTGTGTCTGATGGGTCGGCTCAGCAAGGTAGAATGCCCTCCTCTTCAGATCACCGTAACAAAAGAGTAAGTACGGCGTCAATTACTTCTAATGACTTAAGGTTGAATAATAATTTGACTGAATCAGGTAAGGAATACGTTAACAGAATGGTGGGTAACAGGCTTGATTCCAGCTCTCGCGAAGGCCGCTCCCGTACCAACTCTAACCTGTCCCATAATCATGCAAACGAAAGATCTGGTCATAACAGTCTAGTAGGAGGGGTTGCTGGCCACCCAGGCAATAGTCAAATTAACAACCAGAAACGTCAAGTGAATGAAACTCAAGGTGAAGATAGATTACCACAGCAACAATCCCAACAAGAAGAGCAACAATACTATGGTCATCATCAAACGAACGCAAACGTCCAACCTAAGAAGTCAACGCCTTTGGAAGCTTCCTCTACTCAACTGACTTCAACAGCAAGAACACCTGAACATGCAGGTGGTGCATTTGAACCTGCACCCACTGATTCAATTGACAGCCACGTACCCTCGAacgaagatgaattagacAATTTCTCTGACGAAGAGGAGGATAACCAGGATCGTAACTCTAATTTCGAtgtagatgatgaagacgtCAAAACTCAATATGGCCCTTATTCTCAAAGATTATCAATGCTCCAAAGATCACTGTCAATGGAATTGAGTTCattaaaagaattattaGACACAGGTCACCCAAGCGAGGAAGCTTGGGGCATGTTAAGGAAATCTTTGGGTTCTATCTCCAacacctttgaaaaattgtacttCTTGACTTCCTCTAGGGATAAGAAATTGGGATCTTTGTTGGCAAAACAACGTGAAGTGAACAATGTGTGGATTCAATCAGTTAAGGATCTAGAGttggaattgattgaaaagagCAACCGTTTGGCCTCCCTagataaagaaagaagaggGCTGAAAAAGTTGTTACACAAGAAATTATCTGAGGCTGGTGCTTCCACTGATGGTTCTCAATTCGATTCCACCACATCTCGTCAAGTAGACGATTCCAATGCTACTCTAGAAGGCATTGCCAAATTTATTGAAGCTACAagggaagaagatgaagaatcgGATGCCGAGGTCTTCTTTGACGCTGAAGATTTGGTAGACGCTTCTGAcgaggatgaagaaagatatcCTTCTGAATCGACGAACCAAACAAAACCTGATTCATCAGAAGGTTCTATTCCACAGCATGGAGACCGTTCATATGGAAACAaaaaggaggaagaagGCAAGTCTCAAAACAGGGATACAGATTATAATGGTAAGGATGCAGAGCAAAAGTTCTCCATCAATGAACCACCATCTACTGCACCTCCTCCAGTACCAAGCACTCATGAAGATACTACCTCACAGAAGGTACCGGAAGAAGTGAGACCAGAAAGTCAATATTCCTCTTCTGACCAGACCCGCATTTCCTCTGCAAGCCATAATCGTAATCCTTTCAGAGAAACGGAAGGTCAATACGCCGCAGAGGGCGCTTCTAAAAACAATGAAGACATTGGCAAGGAGactgaaaattttgaaaggaACGAAGGCCAAGCTGGCGGTGCTCCATCCTCAAATGAATTAAAACAATTGAACACCAAGGTACCAGACGAAAGATCAAGGAAGGAACCATCTTCCACTGGCTCACCAGTGGAAATGGCCAGAGACAAAGTTGGAACACCTCAAGAACCACAAGTTCTACGTCCTCAGGGTAAACGTCCTCCTAAAGATGTTGGTTCCGGTGCCGCTGTGGCTGGTGGTGTCGCTGCTGGcgctggtggtgctgctgGCGTCTCGAAATCTGATTCTACTAAGAAtcaaaaggaagatttCGGTCCCAGACATGATTCTAATCAAAGCTCGATGAAAAAGCCTAGCGCTAACAAACCTGAGCAGCAGGATGGTACTGCTCAAGATAATGAACTAATGAATCTTCCAATGGTCGGTGAGACGGAAAAACAAAAGCAAAAATATTCTGttattttgaaagaaggtTCCTTCAAGGGTTATGAAGACGGAGTAAGAAAGAGATTGAGAattgatgacgatgacCGTCCAGCAATCAGTCTATGGTCCGTACTAAAGTCTATGGTCGGTAAGGATATGACTAGAATGAGTTTACCAGTCACTTTCAATGAACCAACCTCATTGTTACAAAGGGTTGCTGAAGATTTAGAGTATTCCGACCTTCTGGATACTGCTTCgacttttgaagattccTCTTTAAGAATGTTATACGTTGCTGTGTTCACTGCGTCTTCGTATGCATCTACCGTTAAGAGGGTTGCCAAACCTTTCAACCCATTATTGGGGGAAACTTATGAGTATTGTAGACCTGATAAGGGATACAGATTCTTCACAGAACAGGTGTGTCACCACCCTGTTGTTTCTGCTACTTGGACCGAATCTGCTAAATGGGACTTCTGGGGTGAATCCAACGTGGACACAGGATTCAATGGTAGATCATTCAACATTAAACATTTGGGTTTATGGTACATCAAGATGCGTCCTGATAGCAGTGAGGGTGAGGAATTGTACACTTGGAAAAAGCCAAACAACACGGTTATTGGTATCTTAGTTGGTAACCCTCAAGTGGATAACAACGGTGAAGTCGAAGTTGTTAATCATACGACTGGTGATCGTTGCTTAATCAACTTCAGAGCCCGTGGTTGGAGATCTCAAGGTGCATACGAAGTTACTGGTGAAGTTTTTGACAAGaacaataacaaaaaatggattctcGGTGGTCATTGGAATGATGCTATCTATGCAAAGATGGCCACTCCTAAGAACGACAGCGATATTATGAAGACCAAGGACACCTCTTCTACTGGTCCTAAATTCGATGGTTCTAAATTCTTAGTTTGGAAGGCATCTCCAAGACCAGAAGCACCTTTCAATTTGACGCCATTTGCTATAACTCTTAATGCTCCTCAACCAAGTCTCGTACCGTGGGTAGCTCCTACTGATACTAGATTGAGGCCGGATCAAAGAGAGATGGAGGATGGTGTTTACGACAAAGCTGGTGATGAGAAACATAGATTGGAGCAAAAGCAAAGAATGGTGCGTAGAAAGAGAGCTGAAACTGGTGAGGTCCACAAACCTGTTTGGTTCCACAAGGAAGTTCATCCAGTTACTAAGTCCGAGTACTGGCAATTCAACGGTGATTATTGGAAATTAAGAAAAGATCACAAGCTAAAGGAAGTTTGCCCAGATATTTTTTAA
- the RPN4 gene encoding stress-regulated transcription factor RPN4 (some similarities with uniprot|Q03465 Saccharomyces cerevisiae YDL020C RPN4 Transcription factor that stimulates expression of proteasome genes Rpn4p levels are in turn regulated by the 26S proteasome in a negative feedback control mechanism RPN4 is transcriptionally regulated by various stress responses) — MTSTELDLKRTLTDVLEDELYNINYHGQNSRRNVLGLSLPAEFDETMLNGEFWNQQQQPQQQPQQDQQIEWNQSQDENNIFNKYADPSLTTTSSHLKNDNNNVATTPVQGTVNLNSVMKVNNPFLNMRYQLPYDVKITNDYHDEADSIYSPQADEDPIGFDGSNNPKMQWPLQDNNMALSNEDARMIFDHEFAADDDDLSDEDDDEDGNEDENQKVFDACDFVDGTKGFGAQDSSDQAIMDDEDDDLIDEDELYEPSIRNGRKESVVTTPQAAIVEPSPPITTSTSSSAFTPSDSRSSNNNSRSRRKLPITDTNSNNNNLTSTGSHHNSSSSNNGEIYTCLILNNITRQPCSAQFSRSYDLTRHQNTIHAKKKTVFRCSECIRMLGHDGYQKTFSRLDALTRHIKSKHENLSLEQRQEVTKYAKENIGYVV, encoded by the coding sequence ATGACATCCACTGAATTAGATTTAAAAAGAACCTTGACAGACGTCCTGGAAGACGAACTTTACAATATCAACTACCATGGTCAAAATTCAAGGAGAAACGTTTTAGGACTATCATTACCAGcagaatttgatgaaactATGCTTAATGGGgaattttggaatcaacagcaacaaccacaacaacaaccacaacaggATCAGCAGATAGAATGGAACCAATCCCAAGACGAAAATAATATCTTTAACAAGTATGCTGATCCTTCATTGACTACAACTTCATCACATCTTAAGAATGACAATAACAATGTGGCTACGACTCCCGTTCAAGGCACTGTCAATCTAAACAGTGTTATGAAGGTGAATAATCCGTTCCTTAACATGAGATACCAATTACCTTACGACGTTAAGATTACTAATGATTATCACGATGAGGCTGATAGTATCTATAGTCCACaagctgatgaagatccCATCGGGTTTGATGGCTCTAACAATCCTAAGATGCAATGGCCATTGCAAGATAACAACATGGCATTAAGTAATGAAGATGCTAGAATGATTTTTGATCATGAATTTGCAGCCGATGATGACGACCtaagtgatgaagatgacgacGAAGATGGAaacgaagatgaaaatcAAAAAGTGTTTGATGCGTGCGATTTTGTTGATGGCACAAAGGGTTTTGGTGCCCAAGATAGTTCGGATCAAGCAATtatggatgatgaagacgatgatCTGATAGATGAAGACGAGTTATACGAACCTTCTATTAGAAATGGTAGGAAAGAAAGTGTTGTCACCACACCACAAGCTGCAATTGTAGAACCTTCACCGCCAATAACAACATCGACGTCATCTTCTGCATTTACGCCCTCGGATTCTCGCAGTAgcaataacaatagtagATCGAGGCGCAAATTACCTATTACTGATACTAATTCCAACAATAATAACCTGACTTCTACGGGAAGTCATCATAAtagcagtagtagtaataatggTGAGATTTACACATGCTTAATTCTTAATAATATTACCAGACAACCGTGTTCCGCTCAATTTTCCAGGTCCTACGATTTGACAAGACATCAGAATACAATTCAtgcaaaaaagaaaacagTCTTCCGCTGCTCAGAATGCATAAGAATGTTGGGACACGATGGTTATCAAAAGACTTTTTCAAGATTAGACGCTCTCACGAGACATATAAAGTCCAAACATGAGAATCTTTCATTAGAACAGCGTCAAGAGGTAACCAAATATGCAAAGGAAAATATTGGTTACGTTGTTTGA
- the THI20 gene encoding trifunctional hydroxymethylpyrimidine kinase/phosphomethylpyrimidine kinase/thiaminase (similar to uniprot|Q6B2F0 Saccharomyces cerevisiae YOL055C THI20 Hydroxymethylpyrimidine phosphate kinase involved in the last steps in thiamine biosynthesis member of a gene family with THI21 and THI22 functionally redundant with Thi21p), with product MTLSISINTPPPYLVLNKNEQLPVVMTVAGSDSSGGAGIEADIKTITAHRCYAMTCMAALTAQTPAKVYSIHPLPKEFISQVLDANLKDMNCDVIKTGMLTANAVEALAAKLDSMGSKRPKLVIDPVLVATSGSALSSEELIELVKEKITPLADLLTPNIYECFKLIGSEFELQNVSDLYELARRVSVATKSRNILVKGGHIPWGQDGKNFVTDVLYLSQEDKFVVYNGPRILTTATHGTGCTLASAIASNLARGYPIAQAVYGGIEYVQSGVSISCQVASSHIKDNGPINHVYAVEVPLEGMVQDECFTARDVIPSTVNQTVSDIIKGDFFEYLISHPKVKPHWESYIHHDFVRQVAQGTLPIHKFQFFIEQDYAYLLDYARVHCIAGSKAPSLDDVEKELVIVGGVKNEMSQHEKRLKQEFGVSDNSYFDRIERSQALKAYSRYFNDVAKRGNWQELVASLSPCLMGYGEALLHFRSDIVVEEGTVYREWCDTYLSPWYVDGMEQGKSLLNQIARTYPADQLDNLVSIYANVCELETNFWGSALEHRVE from the coding sequence ATGACTTTGAGTATTAGTATCAATACACCACCCCCCTACCTGGTTCTTAACAAGAATGAACAATTGCCTGTGGTAATGACAGTAGCAGGCTCTGATTCGAGCGGTGGTGCTGGTATTGAAGCAGATATTAAGACTATAACGGCACATAGATGTTATGCAATGACATGTATGGCGGCCTTAACCGCACAAACACCAGCTAAAGTGTATTCTATCCATCCTCTCCCCAAAGAATTCATCTCTCAGGTATTGGATGCAAATCTCAAGGACATGAACTGTGATGTGATAAAGACAGGTATGCTTACTGCAAATGCTGTCGAAGCCCTAGCTGCCAAACTAGACAGTATGGGATCTAAAAGGCCCAAATTGGTGATAGATCCAGTTTTGGTTGCTACATCAGGTTCAGCACTAAGCAGTGAGGAGTTGATTGAATTAgtcaaagaaaagattacaCCATTAGCTGATCTTTTAACGCCAAATATCTACGAATGCTTCAAATTAATTGGATCGGAATTCGAACTTCAAAACGTATCAGATCTTTACGAGTTGGCTCGTAGAGTGTCAGTGGCTACTAAAAGCAGAAACATTTTAGTCAAAGGTGGTCATATCCCTTGGGGTCAAGACGGTAAGAATTTTGTTACAGATGTTCTTTATTTGAGCCAAGAGGATAAATTTGTCGTTTACAATGGACCTCGTATTCTAACAACGGCTACCCACGGTACTGGATGTACACTAGCATCTGCCATTGCATCAAATTTGGCTCGTGGTTATCCAATAGCTCAGGCTGTTTATGGTGGAATTGAATACGTGCAGAGTGGTGTTAGCATTAGTTGTCAAGTGGCAAGTTCACATATCAAGGACAATGGTCCTATAAATCACGTCTATGCCGTGGAAGTTCCGTTAGAAGGAATGGTTCAAGACGAGTGCTTTACCGCACGAGATGTAATCCCAAGTACCGTTAACCAGACGGTTTCCGATATAATCAAGGGAgatttttttgaatatttgattTCCCACCCCAAGGTCAAGCCTCATTGGGAAAGCTATATACATCACGATTTCGTGAGACAAGTCGCTCAAGGTACATTACCCATCcataaatttcaatttttcatcgaGCAAGATTATGCATACCTGTTAGACTATGCTAGAGTCCACTGTATCGCGGGAAGCAAAGCACCTTCTCTAGACGATGTGGAGAAGGAACTGGTCATAGTTGGCGGTGTAAAGAATGAAATGTCACAGCACGAGAAGAGGTTGAAGCAAGAGTTTGGCGTTAGCGATAACAGTTATTTCGATCGCATTGAAAGAAGTCAAGCCCTAAAAGCTTACTCTAGATACTTTAACGATGTCGCCAAGAGAGGTAACTGGCAAGAACTAGTGGCCTCGCTGTCACCATGTCTGATGGGGTACGGTGAAGCACTTTTACATTTCCGCAGCGATATTGTCGTCGAGGAAGGAACCGTCTACCGTGAATGGTGTGATACTTACTTATCGCCTTGGTACGTTGATGGTATGGAACAGGGTAAAAGTCTACTGAATCAAATTGCTCGGACTTATCCGGCCGATCAGCTAGACAATCTGGTGTCCATCTACGCCAATGTGTGTGAACTAGAGACCAACTTCTGGGGTTCAGCCCTCGAACACCGTGTCGAATGA
- the YAT1 gene encoding carnitine O-acetyltransferase YAT1 (similar to uniprot|P80235 YAR035W Saccharomyces cerevisiae YAT1 Outer carnitine acetyltransferase mitochondrial), which yields MPDLPRLPIPPLRETLNRYLARVEPLQEDRQNNKTRECVLSDDNLKMMQKLHEHLLEYDKQLAREKPQSSYIEDFWYDAYLMYEASVVLNVNPYFLLEDDRTIKNVMGCYGEYTCQVKRAAKLIFSILKFIKEIRHENLRPDVVRGKTPLSMDQYAKLFGCSRIPAGPGEKSCHLQVDPTSHHVMVTYKSQFYWFDVLDVNNIPIFSTPEPIEWNLYSIIMDSEQSEASRPPFGVFITENRRVWSNVRDYIFHDSDPTNWKNLKIIDSALFVICLDDASFTEDNELIKSMLCGTSQIRLGPNDLAKPLDAQHGTCLNRWYDKLQLIVTQNGKAGINFEHTAVDGHTVLRLAADIYTDSILGFARGVTKNVPDVFTETSESDSENVNLNLITIPRKLEWKVDPFILSSLHFAETRISDSVSQHEFAALDFTKYGSNHIKASFQCSPDALVQQVFQVAYYALYGKFETTYEPAMTKQFTNGRTEAIRSVTSESKKFVKSMFDRYAIDEHRIRFLRRACNKHSQIIKECSEGLGQDRHLYALYCIWNEYYKDTMPLPPIFSDKSWSIHNSTVISTSNCGNPCLKSFGFGPVTPNGFGIGYIIRDNSISLVVSSRHRQTNRFASLIEHSLLEIDHVFQRRSAADSEISAVTPSTRHGFGRLEQQRSDSLVHLLSGYNYFDVNVSG from the coding sequence ATGCCTGATCTACCACGCTTACCTATTCCGCCATTAAGGGAAACTTTGAATCGATACCTTGCCCGTGTCGAACCTCTTCAAGAGGACCGACAAAATAATAAGACAAGGGAATGTGTTTTATCTGATGAtaatttaaaaatgatgcAGAAATTGCATGAACATTTACTTGAGTATGACAAGCAACTCGCTAGGGAAAAGCCTCAATCTTCCTACATTGAGGATTTTTGGTACGATGCCTATTTGATGTACGAAGCATCGGTAGTCCTAAACGTTAACCCGTATTTTcttttagaagatgatcGAACCATCAAAAACGTTATGGGATGCTACGGCGAGTATACTTGCCAGGTAAAAAGAGCCGCTAAACtcattttttcaattttaaaattcatcaaggaAATCCGCCATGAAAATCTGAGACCAGATGTTGTCCGCGGTAAAACTCCACTATCAATGGATCAGTACGCCAAATTATTTGGTTGTAGCAGAATTCCAGCTGGACCAGGAGAAAAGTCCTGTCATTTACAAGTTGATCCAACGTCTCATCACGTGATGGTTACATACAAATCACAATTCTATTGGTTCGACGTATTGGATGTGAACAATATCCCCATTTTCTCAACACCAGAACCTATCGAATGGAATCTTTATTCAATAATTATGGATAGTGAACAGAGTGAAGCTTCAAGACCACCCTTTGGTGTTTTCATCACAGAAAATCGTAGAGTCTGGTCCAATGTAAGGGATTATATCTTCCATGACTCTGATCCtacaaattggaaaaaccTCAAAATAATCGATAGCGCACTGTTTGTAATTTGCCTCGATGATGCCTCATTTACAGAAGATAATGAGCTCATCAAATCCATGTTATGTGGTACTTCTCAAATCAGGTTAGGTCCTAACGATTTGGCAAAACCTTTGGATGCTCAACATGGTACCTGTCTTAACCGCTGGTATGACAAGCTTCAATTGATTGTCACGCAGAATGGTAAAGCTGGAATAAATTTTGAACACACCGCAGTAGATGGCCATACAGTGTTGCGTCTTGCCGCTGACATTTATACCGATTCAATCTTGGGGTTTGCTAGAGGTGTCACCAAGAATGTACCCGATGTTTTTACTGAGACATCAGAATCAGATTCTGAAAATGTCAACTTGAATCTAATTACCATCCCACGGAAACTCGAATGGAAAGTAGATCCATtcattttatcatcattgCATTTTGCTGAAACTAGAATTTCAGATAGTGTATCACAACATGAGTTTGCTGCACTCGATTTCACCAAGTATGGAAGCAATCACATTAAGGCTAGTTTCCAATGTTCACCAGATGCACTGGTACAACAGGTTTTCCAAGTAGCATATTACGCCCTTTACGGTAAATTCGAAACGACCTATGAACCTGCCATGACTAAACAATTCACTAATGGACGTACTGAAGCGATTAGAAGTGTCACTTCtgaatcaaagaaatttgttAAATCAATGTTTGATCGATATGCCATTGATGAACATCGCATTCGATTTTTGAGAAGAGCATGCAACAAACATTCTCAGATCATTAAAGAATGTTCAGAGGGTTTAGGTCAAGATCGCCACCTGTATGCCCTGTACTGTATATGGAATGAATATTACAAAGACACCATGCCCTTACCCCCAATTTTCAGCGATAAATCTTGGTCAATACACAATAGCACAGTGATAAGCACATCAAACTGTGGTAATCCATGCCtgaaaagttttggatTTGGTCCCGTAACCCCTAATGGATTTGGGATTGGTTACATAATCAGAGACAATTCAATCTCACTGGTGGTATCGTCGAGACACCGTCAAACGAATAGATTTGCATCATTGATTGAACATTCTTTGTTAGAAATCGATCatgttttccaaagaagaTCTGCTGCGGATTCGGAAATTAGCGCTGTTACACCATCTACTAGGCATGGTTTTGGGAGACTGGAACAACAACGTAGCGACAGTTTAGTCCATCTGCTGTCCGGTTACAACTATTTCGACGTTAATGTATCAGGATAA